A stretch of Triticum urartu cultivar G1812 unplaced genomic scaffold, Tu2.1 TuUngrouped_contig_257, whole genome shotgun sequence DNA encodes these proteins:
- the LOC125527012 gene encoding auxin-responsive protein SAUR21-like, with protein MCNVITIPSIAWLRRAVRRWRARRSTASAPVPSGHVAVCAEGARFMVRLAHLSHPAFLELLRQAEEEYGFPSGASGPVALPCDEDRLRDVLRRVSSSSHSEQPRRSSFCRRRGDSRPLLQGVAFP; from the coding sequence ATGTGCAACGTCATCACGATCCCGTCGATCGCCTGGCTGCGCCGCGCCGTGCGCCGGTGGCGGGCCCGCCGCTCCACCGCCTCCGCCCCGGTTCCGTCGGGGCACGTCGCGGTCTGCGCAGAGGGCGCGCGGTTCATGGTGCGACTGGCGCATCTGAGCCATCCGGCCTTCCTTGAGCTGCTCCGGCAGGCGGAAGAGGAGTACGGCTTCCCGTCCGGCGCCTCCGGCCCCGTCGCGCTCCCCTGCGACGAGGACCGCCTCCGCGACGTCCTCCGCCGCGTCTCATCCTCGTCCCACTCCGAGCAGCCGCGCCGCTCCTCCTTCTGCCGCCGCCGCGGCGACTCGCGGCCGCTGCTGCAGGGGGTGGCCTTCCCGTGA